A region of Streptomyces sp. NBC_01750 DNA encodes the following proteins:
- a CDS encoding galactose oxidase-like domain-containing protein, with product MSTMPVRPNHRKNRARRVAISAAVVVVVAGFNGPAMWRFGSEQYHDYEINKPEYKAANGHWDFLDVPAEYKINTIHAALLHTGKVLLIAGSGNNQKNFDAKKFESVLWDPKTNDFKMIPTPKDMFCAGHTQLPDGKLLVAGGTKRYEKLKGDTTKAGGLMVVHNEDPDEPKTLPAGTKFTGKESGKTFVSKDPVLVEKAKKVFDKKTGRFLRNDPGLGRIYVEAEESGKDYETGTEDNYRVQGLNGSDARNVYGIAQKLALDKKDFQGIKEAYEFDPVAEKYITVDPMNEARWYPTLTTLKDGKVLSLSGLDEIGQIVPGKDEIYDPKTKTWKYTGIIRKFPTYPAIFLMDNGKLFYSGSNAGYGPANVGRAPGVWDLETNKFDKIPGLSDPDRMETSATVMLPPAQDQRFMVIGGGGVGESEKASEKSRLVDLKAPNPRFKDGASLEKGTRYPSASLLPDDSVLVTGGSADYRGRGGSNVLQARTYDPKTGTYKRVADPAVGRNYHSGSVLLPDGRVMIFGSDSLFADKANTKPGVFEQRIEIYTPPYLYRDSKPEVSGGPKAIKRGDTGTFKVKNAASVKTAKLLRPSAVTHVTDTDQRSIALDMKKTADGIQVTVPKNRALVPSGWYMLFVTDDKGTPSEGVWVEVP from the coding sequence ATGAGCACGATGCCCGTGCGGCCTAACCACCGCAAGAACCGCGCCCGTCGTGTGGCGATAAGTGCGGCGGTGGTCGTCGTGGTGGCCGGGTTCAACGGGCCGGCGATGTGGCGCTTCGGCTCGGAGCAGTACCACGACTACGAGATCAACAAGCCGGAGTACAAGGCGGCCAACGGCCACTGGGACTTTCTGGACGTCCCCGCCGAGTACAAGATCAACACGATTCACGCCGCGCTGCTGCACACCGGCAAGGTGCTGCTGATAGCGGGCTCCGGCAACAACCAGAAGAACTTCGACGCGAAGAAGTTCGAGTCGGTGCTGTGGGATCCGAAGACCAACGACTTCAAGATGATCCCCACGCCCAAGGACATGTTCTGCGCCGGGCACACCCAGCTGCCCGACGGAAAACTGCTGGTCGCGGGCGGCACCAAGAGGTACGAGAAGCTCAAGGGCGACACCACCAAGGCCGGCGGCCTGATGGTCGTCCACAATGAGGACCCCGACGAGCCCAAGACCCTGCCCGCCGGCACGAAGTTCACCGGCAAGGAGAGCGGCAAGACCTTCGTGTCCAAGGACCCGGTCCTGGTGGAGAAGGCGAAGAAGGTCTTCGACAAGAAGACCGGCAGGTTCCTGCGCAACGACCCCGGTCTCGGCCGTATCTATGTCGAGGCCGAGGAGTCCGGGAAGGACTACGAGACCGGTACCGAGGACAACTACCGGGTGCAGGGCCTCAACGGCTCGGACGCCCGCAATGTCTACGGCATCGCGCAGAAGCTCGCGCTCGACAAGAAGGACTTCCAGGGCATCAAGGAGGCCTACGAGTTCGATCCGGTGGCGGAGAAGTACATCACCGTCGACCCGATGAACGAGGCCCGCTGGTACCCGACGCTGACCACGCTCAAGGACGGCAAGGTCCTCTCGCTCTCCGGTCTCGACGAGATCGGGCAGATCGTCCCCGGCAAGGACGAGATCTACGACCCGAAGACCAAGACCTGGAAGTACACCGGGATCATCCGGAAGTTCCCCACCTACCCGGCGATCTTCCTGATGGACAATGGCAAGCTCTTCTACTCCGGCTCGAACGCCGGGTACGGGCCCGCCAACGTCGGCCGTGCCCCGGGCGTCTGGGATCTGGAGACGAACAAGTTCGACAAGATCCCGGGCCTGAGCGACCCGGACAGGATGGAGACCTCGGCGACCGTCATGCTGCCGCCCGCCCAGGACCAGCGGTTCATGGTCATCGGCGGTGGCGGGGTCGGCGAGTCCGAGAAGGCCAGCGAGAAGTCCCGGCTGGTCGACCTCAAGGCGCCGAACCCCCGCTTCAAGGACGGCGCTTCACTCGAGAAGGGCACCCGCTATCCGAGCGCCTCGCTGCTGCCCGACGACTCGGTCCTGGTCACCGGCGGCTCCGCGGACTACCGCGGACGCGGCGGCTCCAATGTCCTCCAGGCGCGTACGTACGACCCGAAGACCGGCACGTACAAGCGGGTCGCCGACCCCGCGGTGGGGCGCAACTACCACTCCGGCTCGGTGCTGCTCCCCGACGGCCGCGTCATGATCTTCGGTTCGGACTCGCTCTTCGCGGACAAGGCCAACACCAAGCCGGGCGTCTTCGAGCAGCGCATCGAGATCTACACTCCGCCGTACCTCTACAGGGACTCCAAGCCCGAGGTGAGCGGCGGGCCGAAGGCCATCAAGCGTGGGGACACGGGCACGTTCAAGGTCAAGAACGCCGCGTCCGTGAAGACGGCGAAGCTGCTGCGGCCGAGCGCCGTCACGCATGTCACCGACACCGACCAGCGCTCGATCGCGCTGGACATGAAGAAGACGGCGGACGGAATCCAGGTCACCGTGCCGAAGAACCGGGCGCTGGTGCCGTCCGGCTGGTACATGCTCTTCGTGACGGACGACAAGGGCACCCCGTCCGAGGGTGTGTGGGTCGAGGTGCCGTAG
- a CDS encoding GAF and ANTAR domain-containing protein: MDSTLREQRIASAFVELADTLVADFDVIELLHRLSSHCVDLLDVEAAGLMLVNQRGQLQTAASSDERSWLLDLLELQHSEGPCLDTYGSGTAVPPISLDSREAKLRWPQFAAQARQYGFEATYAVPLRLREHVIGALNFFLMNHQEQQSRGQLTLAQALADAATIGILQQRTIQQGELLVEQLQSALTSRIRVEQAKGMLAERWGVSVDEAFESMRRYARSKREPLSRLAQQIANGTLPSEALRWAGDGN, encoded by the coding sequence ATGGACAGCACCTTGCGCGAACAACGGATCGCCTCGGCCTTCGTGGAGCTCGCCGACACTCTCGTCGCCGACTTCGACGTGATCGAATTACTGCACCGGCTGTCGAGCCACTGCGTCGACCTGCTGGACGTCGAGGCCGCCGGACTGATGCTCGTGAACCAGCGCGGCCAACTGCAGACCGCCGCGTCCTCCGACGAACGGTCCTGGCTGCTCGATCTGTTGGAGCTCCAGCACAGCGAGGGCCCCTGCCTGGACACATACGGCAGTGGTACGGCGGTACCGCCGATCTCGCTCGACAGCCGCGAAGCGAAGCTCCGCTGGCCGCAGTTCGCCGCACAGGCCCGGCAGTACGGCTTCGAGGCCACCTACGCCGTACCCCTGCGGCTGCGCGAGCACGTGATCGGCGCACTGAACTTCTTCCTGATGAATCACCAGGAGCAGCAGTCACGGGGGCAGTTGACACTGGCGCAGGCACTCGCGGACGCCGCCACGATCGGCATTCTGCAGCAGCGGACCATACAACAGGGTGAACTCCTCGTAGAGCAGCTGCAGTCGGCGCTCACCAGCCGGATCCGGGTGGAGCAGGCCAAGGGCATGCTCGCGGAGCGGTGGGGGGTCTCCGTGGACGAAGCGTTCGAGTCGATGCGCCGGTACGCGCGGTCGAAGCGGGAACCGCTCTCGCGCCTTGCGCAGCAGATCGCCAACGGCACACTGCCTTCCGAGGCGCTGCGGTGGGCCGGCGACGGGAACTGA
- a CDS encoding class F sortase, producing MSAERPAGTGRLLIGVAWAVLLLGLWLWGREVTGGPGGSSAPTTGDVAAVGRPLGVPLPPAHDPMQPAKPHQVDIPSIGITAAVVPRGLDVTGAIDPPPYAMPRTVGWYGRGTQPGAVGAALLVGHVDTETKPAVFYGLSAAKPGEKVRVTRTDGSVAEFTIDDVQVFGRDRFDAKKVYGPRKDGRAELRLITCGGTFDRATRTYSANVVVSAYLTGVAEK from the coding sequence ATGTCCGCCGAACGTCCGGCCGGCACCGGCCGGCTGCTCATCGGGGTGGCCTGGGCGGTACTGCTGCTCGGGCTGTGGCTGTGGGGCCGCGAGGTCACCGGCGGCCCCGGCGGCAGCTCCGCCCCCACCACAGGCGATGTGGCCGCGGTCGGCCGCCCGCTCGGCGTGCCCCTGCCGCCCGCCCACGACCCGATGCAGCCGGCGAAGCCGCACCAGGTGGACATCCCGTCGATAGGCATCACCGCCGCGGTGGTCCCGCGTGGCCTGGATGTCACGGGTGCGATAGACCCGCCTCCGTACGCGATGCCGCGCACGGTCGGCTGGTACGGCAGGGGTACGCAGCCGGGCGCGGTGGGTGCCGCGCTGCTCGTCGGCCATGTCGACACCGAGACGAAACCGGCCGTCTTCTACGGTCTCAGTGCCGCCAAGCCCGGCGAGAAGGTACGGGTGACCAGGACCGACGGCTCGGTCGCCGAATTCACCATCGACGACGTCCAGGTCTTCGGCCGGGACCGGTTCGATGCGAAGAAGGTCTACGGGCCGCGCAAGGACGGGCGCGCGGAACTGAGGCTGATCACCTGCGGCGGCACCTTCGACCGGGCGACGCGCACGTACAGCGCCAATGTGGTGGTGTCGGCATATCTGACCGGTGTCGCCGAGAAGTGA
- a CDS encoding ANTAR domain-containing protein: MAALLDELALQRTDGLDASFARRCADVLGVDGLAVTLSGDDSFGELVWASDPVSARLDDLQFTLGEGPGADAADGGVLVLDADLRLVPRSRWPGFVSPAETLGLRAVFAFPLQIGAIQVGVLTCRRSTPGPLDATELTDALVLADALTLTLLGDVAHGFAEHASLHRAEVHQATGMIAARLGVTPAVALVRLRAHAYATERPIVDVARDIVARRLRLPADGVERDGDDTGTRNPDGVG, encoded by the coding sequence ATGGCTGCCCTGCTGGACGAGCTGGCATTGCAGCGGACCGACGGACTCGACGCGTCCTTCGCGCGTCGGTGCGCCGATGTCCTCGGCGTCGACGGACTGGCGGTCACACTCTCCGGCGACGATTCCTTCGGCGAACTGGTGTGGGCGAGCGACCCGGTGAGCGCCCGGCTGGACGACCTCCAGTTCACTCTCGGTGAAGGACCTGGCGCGGACGCGGCGGACGGCGGCGTGCTGGTACTCGACGCCGATCTCCGCCTGGTCCCACGTTCACGCTGGCCCGGTTTCGTCTCCCCCGCCGAAACACTGGGCCTGCGCGCGGTCTTCGCCTTTCCCCTGCAGATCGGAGCCATTCAGGTGGGCGTACTCACCTGCCGGCGGTCCACGCCGGGACCGCTCGACGCGACCGAACTGACCGATGCCCTGGTGCTCGCGGACGCACTGACCCTGACCCTGCTGGGGGACGTGGCACACGGATTCGCCGAGCATGCCTCGCTGCACCGTGCCGAAGTCCACCAGGCGACTGGGATGATCGCAGCGCGGCTGGGTGTCACACCCGCCGTGGCGCTCGTACGACTGCGAGCGCACGCATACGCGACAGAACGTCCCATCGTGGATGTGGCCAGGGACATCGTGGCGCGGAGGCTTCGGCTTCCCGCCGATGGGGTAGAGCGGGACGGCGACGACACCGGCACGCGAAACCCCGACGGAGTTGGGTGA
- a CDS encoding glycoside hydrolase family 6 protein — MYGSCTGRARLCVAVAGAVLLLAGCSSDGDEDKKPVVSQQPKEKDPYWVNPDGKAAKQVASYRKDGDDKNAELITKIAGQPVGEWIGPDNPESEAKGFTEAAAKTDRDALLVLYNIPHRDCGQFSKGGAADGDAYRAWVDKVARGIGDRRATVILEPDAVLHLVDSCTPQEFHEERFDLLKGAVERLKRQPNTKVYLDAGNAGWSQPDALFEPLQRAGIDKADGFSVNVSNFFPTALSKDFGKKLSAKVGGKHFVIDTSRNGNGPYTGGDPKENWCNPPGRALGEEPTARTGDPLVDAYLWVKRPGESDGDCKGGPKAGEWWPEYALGLARNTK, encoded by the coding sequence ATGTACGGGAGTTGCACCGGGCGTGCCCGGCTGTGCGTGGCCGTGGCGGGGGCGGTGCTGCTGCTGGCGGGCTGCTCGTCCGACGGGGACGAGGACAAGAAGCCGGTGGTGAGCCAGCAGCCCAAGGAGAAGGATCCGTACTGGGTCAATCCCGACGGGAAGGCCGCCAAGCAGGTCGCCTCCTACCGTAAGGACGGCGACGACAAGAACGCCGAGCTGATCACGAAGATCGCGGGTCAGCCGGTCGGTGAGTGGATCGGTCCGGACAATCCGGAGTCCGAGGCGAAGGGCTTCACCGAGGCGGCCGCCAAGACCGACCGGGACGCGCTGCTGGTCCTCTACAACATTCCGCACCGTGACTGCGGCCAGTTCTCCAAGGGCGGCGCGGCAGACGGCGACGCCTACCGGGCATGGGTGGACAAGGTCGCGCGAGGTATCGGCGACCGGCGGGCCACGGTGATCCTGGAGCCGGACGCGGTGCTGCACCTGGTCGACAGCTGTACGCCGCAGGAGTTCCACGAGGAGCGCTTCGACCTGCTCAAGGGCGCGGTCGAGCGGCTGAAGCGGCAGCCGAACACGAAGGTGTACCTGGACGCGGGCAACGCCGGCTGGTCCCAGCCCGATGCGCTCTTCGAGCCGCTCCAGCGGGCCGGCATCGACAAGGCGGACGGCTTCTCCGTCAATGTCTCCAACTTCTTTCCGACCGCGTTGAGCAAGGACTTCGGCAAGAAGCTCTCCGCGAAGGTCGGCGGAAAGCACTTCGTCATCGACACCAGCCGCAACGGCAACGGCCCGTACACCGGCGGCGACCCGAAGGAGAACTGGTGCAATCCGCCGGGCCGCGCGCTCGGCGAGGAGCCCACCGCCAGGACCGGTGACCCGCTGGTCGACGCGTATCTGTGGGTGAAGCGGCCCGGTGAGTCGGACGGTGACTGCAAGGGCGGGCCCAAGGCGGGCGAGTGGTGGCCGGAGTACGCGCTCGGTCTGGCGCGCAACACCAAGTAG